From one Ignavibacteria bacterium genomic stretch:
- the rpsS gene encoding 30S ribosomal protein S19 yields MPRSLKKDPFISFKLMKKVVVLNEIGKKTVVKTWSRASTIAPDFVGHTFAVHNGNKFIPVYVTENMVGHKLGEFAPTRMYRGHSGNRKDLKTGKK; encoded by the coding sequence ATGCCACGTTCACTAAAGAAAGACCCGTTTATCAGCTTTAAGCTGATGAAAAAAGTGGTTGTCTTAAACGAGATCGGAAAAAAAACAGTTGTGAAAACATGGAGCCGGGCCTCGACAATTGCTCCCGACTTTGTTGGCCACACCTTTGCAGTACATAACGGCAATAAGTTTATCCCGGTGTATGTAACCGAGAACATGGTGGGTCACAAACTTGGTGAGTTCGCACCCACTCGTATGTACAGAGGTCACAGCGGAAATCGTAAAGACTTAAAGACGGGTAAGAAGTAA
- the rplC gene encoding 50S ribosomal protein L3: MSAILGRKLGMTSIFTEDGRFVPCTVIEAGPCPVVQVKTKENDGYEAVQIGYEQIPDRKVNKPNAGHFTKNGTTPQRYLKEFKQLVDKVKSGDVVTVESFAVGDTVKVSATSKGKGFQGVVRRHHFGGVGMTTHGQSDRPRAPGSIGSSSYPSRVFKGLRMAGRMGGTRISVRNLEVMQINPADNILIIKGSIPGPMNAVVEIVKL; the protein is encoded by the coding sequence ATGAGTGCGATTCTTGGACGTAAGCTGGGAATGACCAGCATTTTTACAGAAGACGGTCGGTTTGTGCCGTGTACCGTGATCGAGGCAGGACCTTGCCCGGTTGTGCAGGTAAAAACTAAAGAAAATGATGGCTACGAAGCTGTTCAAATTGGCTACGAGCAAATCCCCGATCGTAAGGTAAACAAGCCCAACGCCGGGCACTTTACCAAGAACGGTACAACGCCGCAACGCTATTTGAAAGAGTTTAAACAACTTGTTGATAAAGTGAAGTCCGGTGATGTTGTTACCGTTGAGTCTTTCGCCGTAGGCGATACCGTTAAGGTATCGGCTACCAGCAAGGGTAAAGGCTTCCAGGGCGTTGTACGGCGTCACCACTTTGGTGGTGTTGGTATGACTACGCACGGACAGAGTGACCGCCCTCGTGCTCCAGGCTCGATTGGTTCTTCGTCATATCCATCCAGAGTATTTAAGGGGCTCAGAATGGCGGGAAGAATGGGCGGAACCCGTATTTCGGTACGGAACCTTGAAGTCATGCAGATAAATCCGGCCGACAATATCCTTATCATCAAAGGTAGTATCCCCGGTCCAATGAACGCCGTTGTGGAAATCGTAAAGCTGTAG
- the rplN gene encoding 50S ribosomal protein L14, protein MILEETNLVVADNSGARKLRCIRVLGGHGKRYASVGDVVVCSVKAALPQGNVKKGEVVKAVVVRTKKEVRRRDGSYIRFDENAAVVINNNNDPRGTRIFGPVARELREKSFMKIVSLAPEVL, encoded by the coding sequence ATGATACTGGAAGAAACTAATCTGGTTGTAGCCGACAATAGCGGTGCCCGCAAACTGCGGTGTATCCGCGTTCTCGGTGGCCACGGAAAACGATATGCCTCGGTAGGTGATGTCGTGGTGTGCTCCGTAAAAGCTGCACTCCCTCAGGGCAACGTTAAAAAAGGTGAAGTTGTTAAGGCGGTTGTTGTGCGCACCAAGAAGGAAGTGCGCCGGCGTGACGGATCGTACATCCGTTTTGACGAAAATGCTGCAGTTGTCATTAATAATAACAACGACCCGCGCGGCACCCGGATTTTTGGTCCGGTAGCCCGTGAACTGCGGGAAAAAAGTTTTATGAAAATTGTATCGCTTGCCCCGGAGGTACTGTAA
- the rpsQ gene encoding 30S ribosomal protein S17, with protein MAATPTTESTSAVAHASAPSQPAGDTTKGRKVRMGKVVSNKADKTIVVRIEHQVAHPIYKRYFKQSKKIMAHDEKNECNIGDTVRVIESRPLSARKRWTLLEVVDRAK; from the coding sequence ATGGCTGCAACACCAACAACCGAAAGTACGTCTGCGGTAGCACATGCCTCAGCCCCTTCCCAACCTGCGGGCGATACTACCAAGGGCAGAAAGGTGCGTATGGGCAAGGTTGTTAGTAACAAAGCTGATAAAACGATTGTGGTGCGCATCGAACATCAGGTGGCTCACCCCATTTACAAACGCTACTTTAAGCAAAGTAAGAAGATTATGGCGCACGACGAGAAAAACGAATGTAATATCGGTGATACCGTGCGCGTGATTGAGTCGAGGCCGTTAAGCGCACGGAAACGGTGGACTCTGTTAGAAGTAGTTGATAGAGCAAAATAA
- the rplE gene encoding 50S ribosomal protein L5: MAKTTQKKVDFKPEGPRMEDVKETPVPARLQEFYKQTVVPALMKKFNYSTVMQVPKLEKIAINMGVGAATGDTKLLQSAVNELELISGQRPAITRAKKSIANFKLREGMPIGVRVTLRRAHMFEFLDRFINIVSPRIRDFRGFSDKSFDGRGSYTVGLKEQIIFPEIDVDKVSKIGGMDITFVTTAKTDEEAHALLKEFGFPFHKKD, encoded by the coding sequence ATGGCGAAGACTACACAGAAAAAAGTTGACTTTAAGCCTGAAGGACCAAGGATGGAGGACGTTAAGGAGACTCCGGTTCCCGCGCGCCTTCAGGAGTTTTATAAGCAGACGGTTGTTCCTGCACTGATGAAGAAGTTTAATTATTCAACGGTGATGCAGGTACCCAAGCTTGAAAAAATTGCCATTAACATGGGTGTTGGAGCTGCCACGGGAGATACAAAGCTTCTGCAGTCGGCTGTGAACGAACTGGAATTGATTAGCGGACAGCGTCCCGCCATTACCCGCGCTAAAAAGTCAATCGCAAACTTCAAGCTACGTGAGGGAATGCCGATCGGGGTCCGTGTTACGTTGCGTCGCGCTCACATGTTTGAGTTCTTGGACCGGTTTATCAATATCGTGTCTCCCCGGATCCGCGACTTCAGAGGGTTCTCTGACAAGAGTTTCGACGGACGCGGCAGCTATACCGTTGGACTGAAAGAACAGATCATTTTCCCTGAAATTGATGTTGACAAAGTAAGTAAGATTGGTGGTATGGACATAACATTTGTCACTACAGCCAAAACAGATGAAGAAGCACATGCGTTGCTAAAAGAGTTTGGTTTTCCATTCCACAAGAAAGACTAG
- the rplX gene encoding 50S ribosomal protein L24, protein MHIKKGDTVKVIAGNNKGDVGRVLVVNPTKMTVLVEGVNLRSKAVRPSQKHPNGGIVKQEAPVHYSNVMLVDKQGKPTRVRTTRKVDNNKTVVRRIAVTTGEEL, encoded by the coding sequence CTGCACATCAAGAAGGGCGATACTGTTAAAGTAATTGCCGGCAACAACAAGGGTGACGTTGGCAGAGTGCTTGTTGTGAACCCCACAAAGATGACGGTACTCGTCGAAGGCGTCAACCTGCGGTCAAAAGCTGTGCGCCCGTCACAAAAACACCCGAATGGTGGAATTGTAAAGCAAGAAGCGCCGGTACATTATTCCAATGTGATGCTTGTTGACAAGCAGGGCAAACCCACGCGGGTTCGTACCACTAGAAAAGTTGATAATAACAAAACAGTTGTCCGGCGAATAGCTGTTACAACCGGTGAGGAATTGTAA
- the rplB gene encoding 50S ribosomal protein L2 gives MSTRSLKPITPGTRYYSVSTFDEITTSKPEKSLLEPLKKSGGRNNTGRITSRHRGGGHKRMYRKIDFKRNKHGVEATVRTIEYDPNRTCRIALLEYADGEKRYILAPDKVKVGDKLMSGAGAELRDGNAMPLKTMPFGMVVHNIEMKPGKGGQMVRSAGTSAQFVGIDNGKAQIKLPSGEIRMVPGDCLATLGTVSNTTHENIQLGKAGRTRWYGIRPQTRGMAMNPIDHPNGGGEGKSKSGGGRKHPRSPWGQLAKGQKTRKTKKASGSMIIRRRNA, from the coding sequence ATGAGCACCCGCAGTTTAAAACCAATCACTCCCGGCACACGGTATTACAGCGTGAGTACGTTCGACGAAATCACAACGTCGAAACCGGAAAAATCGTTGCTTGAGCCCCTTAAAAAAAGTGGCGGACGAAACAATACCGGACGCATCACTTCGCGTCACCGCGGTGGTGGTCACAAACGGATGTACCGCAAGATCGACTTCAAGCGCAACAAACACGGAGTCGAAGCTACCGTCCGTACTATTGAATACGATCCGAACCGCACATGCCGCATTGCTTTGCTGGAATATGCCGACGGTGAAAAGCGATACATTCTTGCACCTGACAAAGTTAAAGTCGGCGACAAGCTTATGAGCGGTGCCGGTGCTGAGCTTCGCGACGGTAATGCGATGCCTCTTAAAACAATGCCTTTTGGTATGGTGGTGCACAACATCGAAATGAAACCGGGCAAGGGCGGACAAATGGTACGGTCGGCCGGCACATCGGCACAGTTTGTTGGAATTGATAACGGTAAAGCCCAGATCAAGCTTCCATCAGGTGAAATTCGAATGGTTCCCGGTGACTGCCTGGCAACGCTTGGAACTGTAAGCAACACCACGCACGAAAATATCCAGCTTGGCAAGGCAGGCCGTACACGCTGGTACGGTATTCGTCCGCAAACCCGTGGTATGGCAATGAACCCCATCGATCACCCGAACGGTGGCGGTGAAGGGAAGTCCAAGTCAGGTGGCGGACGTAAGCACCCACGTTCACCATGGGGACAATTAGCAAAGGGCCAGAAGACGCGGAAGACCAAGAAGGCTTCAGGCAGCATGATTATTCGCAGACGAAACGCATAA
- the rpsJ gene encoding 30S ribosomal protein S10 encodes MATQRIRIKLRSYDHNLIDRSADRIVRTVKQTGAVISGPVPLPTERSVYTVLRSPHVDKKSREQFEARVHKRLIDIFSSTQKTIDALMRLELPAGVDVEVKV; translated from the coding sequence GTGGCAACCCAACGGATACGCATAAAACTTAGATCGTATGACCACAACCTTATTGACCGTTCGGCCGATAGGATTGTACGCACCGTGAAGCAAACGGGCGCTGTAATCAGCGGTCCTGTACCGCTGCCGACAGAACGTTCGGTTTATACCGTACTGCGTTCACCCCACGTTGATAAAAAAAGCCGTGAGCAGTTCGAAGCTCGCGTACACAAACGATTGATTGACATCTTCAGTTCTACTCAAAAAACCATTGATGCCCTGATGCGCCTTGAGCTGCCGGCTGGTGTTGATGTGGAAGTGAAGGTTTAA
- the rplV gene encoding 50S ribosomal protein L22, which produces MEARAIKRHTRSSPRKMRLVIDLIRGKSAQEALAILQFANKAAAKTAEETLKSAISNLTRPHPEIDPETIVVKECFVDPGVTMKRISPAPQGRAYRIRKRSHHLTIVVATPSVSQGS; this is translated from the coding sequence ATGGAAGCACGAGCAATTAAGCGTCATACACGGTCATCACCACGCAAAATGCGTCTTGTGATTGACCTTATTCGTGGGAAATCTGCACAGGAAGCACTTGCGATTTTGCAGTTTGCCAACAAAGCAGCAGCAAAAACTGCCGAAGAAACTCTGAAGTCGGCAATCAGCAACCTTACCCGCCCGCACCCGGAAATCGATCCAGAAACCATCGTGGTGAAAGAATGTTTTGTGGATCCCGGGGTAACAATGAAACGAATATCACCGGCACCGCAAGGGCGCGCGTATCGCATTCGGAAGCGGTCACACCATTTAACAATTGTAGTAGCAACTCCATCAGTAAGCCAAGGATCGTAG
- the rplD gene encoding 50S ribosomal protein L4 has protein sequence MKVDVHTKDGAKSGTVELPDSVFNVEPSEHAMHLAIRAYLTNRRQGTHKTKTRSEVRGGGKKPFKQKGTGGARRGSSRSPLLPGGGTIHGPFPHPYHLDLPTKVKRLARKSALTLRARENNVVVVEDFSVDTPKTKQIASVLKNLNIDGKKILMLLPATDRQLVLSGRNIKGLSSFPADKISAYDVLNHSTLLIFKSAVPVLAKSFGDDQQADNSGDEA, from the coding sequence ATGAAAGTTGATGTACATACAAAGGACGGAGCCAAGTCGGGCACGGTAGAGTTACCAGACTCAGTATTTAATGTTGAGCCTAGTGAACATGCCATGCACCTTGCCATTCGTGCCTACCTTACCAACCGTCGGCAGGGTACACATAAAACAAAAACCCGTTCCGAAGTCAGAGGTGGTGGCAAGAAGCCCTTCAAGCAAAAGGGAACGGGCGGTGCTCGCCGCGGCTCAAGCAGATCTCCGCTCCTGCCCGGAGGCGGTACCATCCATGGTCCGTTTCCACATCCATACCACCTTGATCTTCCAACAAAGGTAAAACGCCTGGCTCGCAAGTCGGCACTTACCCTGCGTGCACGAGAAAACAACGTTGTTGTTGTTGAAGATTTCTCGGTGGATACACCCAAAACCAAACAGATAGCCTCGGTATTAAAAAATCTGAATATCGACGGTAAGAAAATTCTTATGCTGCTTCCGGCTACTGATCGCCAGCTTGTACTCTCAGGCAGGAATATCAAGGGGCTGAGCAGTTTTCCGGCCGACAAGATATCGGCATACGACGTGCTGAATCATTCCACACTACTGATATTTAAAAGTGCCGTACCGGTTTTAGCCAAGAGCTTTGGAGACGACCAGCAGGCAGATAACTCAGGAGATGAAGCATGA
- the tuf gene encoding elongation factor Tu — translation MAKEKFDRSKPHVNVGTIGHVDHGKTTLTAAIASCLAAKGLAEKRSFDSIDNAPEEKARGITIATSHVEYQTANRHYAHVDCPGHADYVKNMITGAAQMDGAILVVAATDGPMPQTREHILLARQVGVPRIVVFMNKIDIADPELAELVELEIRELLSKYEFPGDEIPIIQGSALKALEAATSGADGSHPDMECIFKLMDAVDEYIPTPQRDVDKPFLMPVEDVFSITGRGTVGTGRIERGIVKVNEEVEIVGFGLQKKSTVTGIEMFRKLLDEGRAGDNVGLLLRGVDKEELERGMVISKPGSITPHHKFKAQAYVLTKEEGGRHTPFIKGYRPQFYFRTTDVTGVLELPAGVEMIMPGDNIDNLEVELITPVAMEAGLRFAIREGGRTVGAGVVTAIIE, via the coding sequence ATGGCCAAAGAAAAATTTGATCGGTCTAAACCCCACGTAAACGTTGGCACCATTGGCCACGTTGACCACGGCAAGACAACACTAACAGCTGCCATCGCATCATGCCTGGCGGCCAAAGGGCTGGCTGAAAAGCGCTCATTTGATTCAATTGATAACGCTCCGGAAGAGAAAGCTCGTGGGATAACGATTGCCACGTCGCACGTTGAGTACCAGACAGCCAACAGGCACTATGCCCACGTGGACTGTCCGGGTCACGCTGACTATGTAAAGAACATGATCACCGGTGCAGCACAGATGGACGGAGCAATTTTGGTTGTGGCTGCAACAGACGGACCGATGCCTCAGACGCGTGAGCACATTCTGCTTGCCCGCCAGGTAGGTGTACCGCGTATTGTGGTCTTTATGAACAAGATCGACATTGCCGACCCTGAGCTTGCAGAACTGGTAGAGCTGGAAATTCGTGAGCTGCTCAGCAAGTATGAGTTCCCGGGTGATGAAATTCCGATTATTCAGGGATCTGCACTTAAGGCTTTGGAAGCTGCTACCAGCGGTGCCGACGGAAGTCATCCCGACATGGAATGCATCTTTAAGCTCATGGATGCAGTTGATGAATACATCCCCACGCCACAGCGCGATGTAGACAAACCATTCCTGATGCCGGTTGAAGACGTGTTCTCAATTACCGGTCGTGGTACAGTAGGTACCGGTCGTATTGAGCGTGGAATTGTGAAGGTAAACGAGGAAGTAGAAATCGTAGGCTTTGGTCTGCAAAAGAAGAGCACCGTAACCGGCATTGAAATGTTCCGTAAACTTCTTGATGAAGGACGTGCTGGTGACAACGTTGGGTTGTTGCTGCGTGGCGTGGACAAGGAAGAGCTTGAGCGTGGCATGGTTATCTCCAAGCCCGGCTCAATCACACCGCACCATAAGTTCAAGGCTCAGGCCTATGTTCTTACCAAGGAAGAAGGCGGACGTCATACTCCGTTTATCAAGGGATACCGTCCCCAGTTCTATTTCCGTACAACCGACGTAACGGGTGTGCTTGAACTTCCTGCCGGTGTTGAAATGATTATGCCTGGTGACAATATTGACAACCTGGAAGTGGAACTGATTACACCAGTTGCCATGGAAGCCGGTCTGCGCTTTGCTATCCGCGAAGGTGGCCGTACAGTTGGCGCCGGTGTTGTAACTGCAATTATCGAATAA
- the rpmC gene encoding 50S ribosomal protein L29: MKSRKASDLRSLSTQEIEGFLKESEESIVRLRFQAALGQLDDTSTVKTMRKDIARMKTILTERKKLSN; the protein is encoded by the coding sequence ATGAAGTCGCGTAAAGCATCCGACCTGCGGAGCTTATCAACCCAGGAAATCGAGGGATTCCTGAAAGAAAGTGAAGAAAGCATCGTGCGGCTTCGCTTTCAGGCAGCTCTTGGCCAGCTTGATGATACCTCGACGGTAAAAACCATGCGCAAGGATATTGCGCGAATGAAAACAATTTTAACAGAACGCAAGAAGCTCAGCAACTGA
- the rpsH gene encoding 30S ribosomal protein S8 → MPVTDTIADFLTRIRNASSAKHKTVDVPSSKLKVAIAEILKDQGFIADFNLRSEGVQPTLEVKLRYYYGQPVIREIKRVSKPGRRVYAGVTELPRVRNGLGVAIISTPRGVMSDKQARRENVGGEILCTIW, encoded by the coding sequence ATGCCAGTAACAGACACAATCGCCGATTTTCTTACGCGCATCCGAAATGCATCATCGGCTAAGCATAAAACCGTAGATGTCCCCAGCTCAAAGCTGAAAGTGGCCATTGCGGAAATATTAAAAGATCAGGGTTTTATTGCCGACTTCAATTTGCGAAGTGAGGGGGTTCAGCCTACGCTCGAAGTTAAGCTTCGGTATTATTACGGGCAGCCTGTCATTCGTGAGATTAAACGTGTAAGTAAACCGGGGCGCCGTGTATATGCCGGTGTTACCGAATTGCCACGCGTACGCAACGGTCTTGGTGTAGCCATTATCTCCACACCCCGTGGAGTAATGTCGGACAAACAAGCCCGCCGCGAAAATGTTGGTGGTGAAATCCTGTGTACGATTTGGTAG
- the fusA gene encoding elongation factor G has product MPRTVDISNVRNIGIMAHIDAGKTTTTERILYYTGVLHRMGEVHEGTAFTDYMEQEKERGITITSAAVSCTWRNHLINIIDTPGHVDFTAEVQRSLRVLDGSIALFCAVAGVQPQSETVWHQASQYHVPRIAFVNKMDRVGANFMRVLETMRSRLGARPVAVQIPNGSEDQFKGVIDLIRMECITYDADDGSKFDIGPVPGHMQQQAQQAREAMIENVVEFNDEMLERYLSGAEITETEIVQALRSATLNNHITPVLCGTSLKNKGVQQLLDAVLAYLPSPADVGAVHGHSIKNADKEETRQPSDEAPFSALAFKIITDPFVGRLAFVRVYSGTLSAGQQVLNVGQDKKERAGKILRMSANKRDELPEVYAGDIVAIPALRFTRTGDTLTDPKHPLLLEPIEFAEPVINQAIEAKTLADQDRLLDALQRLMDEDPTFRVNTDPETGQIIINGVGELHLEILADRLNREFNIPVKVGKPQVAYRETVSAVAQGSGEFVRNVAGKSQFGQVTLEIRPNDPGKGLEFKNELTKETLPELYVKSVEKGAMEALRVGPVAGYTMIDVMAVLINAQYIEEDATETAFTVAASIAAREAARNAGPILMEPVFTVEVVTPEEYVGEVIADLNSRAGRIEGIQSRDIMQVVTALVPLANMFGYVTQLRSLTQGRASYSMKFFGYEQRNSR; this is encoded by the coding sequence ATGCCGCGTACCGTGGACATATCGAACGTTCGTAACATCGGCATCATGGCTCACATTGATGCCGGGAAAACAACCACCACGGAGCGCATTTTATACTATACCGGAGTACTGCACCGTATGGGTGAAGTTCATGAGGGAACAGCCTTTACGGACTACATGGAGCAGGAGAAAGAGCGTGGAATCACCATCACATCGGCAGCTGTTAGCTGCACGTGGCGCAATCACCTCATTAACATCATCGACACTCCTGGCCATGTGGATTTTACCGCTGAAGTTCAGCGTTCATTACGGGTATTAGACGGCTCGATTGCGCTTTTTTGTGCTGTTGCTGGTGTTCAGCCCCAAAGCGAGACCGTGTGGCATCAGGCCAGCCAATACCATGTCCCCCGGATTGCCTTTGTGAACAAGATGGACCGAGTGGGTGCCAACTTCATGCGGGTGCTTGAAACCATGCGAAGTCGGCTTGGAGCGCGTCCAGTAGCTGTTCAAATACCCAATGGTTCCGAAGATCAGTTTAAGGGTGTCATCGACCTTATTCGTATGGAATGTATCACCTACGATGCCGATGACGGTAGCAAATTTGATATTGGGCCTGTCCCCGGGCACATGCAGCAGCAGGCGCAACAGGCTCGTGAAGCAATGATTGAAAATGTAGTCGAGTTTAACGATGAAATGCTGGAGCGATATCTGAGCGGCGCCGAGATAACCGAAACAGAAATCGTACAGGCATTGCGATCCGCCACGCTTAACAATCACATCACCCCGGTGTTGTGCGGTACATCACTTAAAAACAAAGGCGTGCAGCAACTGCTCGATGCCGTACTTGCATACCTGCCATCGCCGGCGGATGTTGGGGCGGTACACGGACACAGCATTAAAAATGCTGATAAAGAGGAAACACGCCAACCGTCTGACGAAGCCCCCTTCAGTGCCCTGGCCTTTAAAATCATCACTGACCCGTTTGTGGGACGCTTAGCATTTGTCAGGGTGTATTCGGGAACCCTTTCGGCAGGACAGCAGGTGCTGAATGTAGGGCAGGACAAAAAAGAGCGGGCAGGAAAGATTTTGCGAATGTCTGCAAATAAACGCGACGAACTTCCGGAAGTCTATGCAGGCGATATTGTAGCCATCCCGGCACTGCGGTTTACCCGCACCGGCGATACACTTACAGACCCCAAGCATCCACTCCTGCTTGAACCGATTGAGTTTGCTGAACCCGTGATCAATCAGGCCATCGAGGCGAAGACCCTAGCAGATCAGGATCGTCTCCTCGATGCCCTGCAGCGGTTAATGGACGAAGACCCTACCTTTAGGGTAAACACCGATCCAGAAACCGGGCAGATCATCATAAACGGTGTCGGCGAATTACATCTGGAGATATTAGCCGACAGACTCAACCGTGAATTTAATATTCCCGTTAAGGTTGGGAAACCCCAGGTAGCCTATCGAGAAACGGTATCTGCCGTCGCACAAGGATCGGGCGAATTCGTCCGCAATGTTGCAGGCAAGAGCCAATTCGGACAGGTCACGTTAGAAATACGTCCGAACGACCCCGGAAAAGGCCTCGAGTTTAAAAATGAACTCACAAAAGAGACACTTCCGGAGTTGTACGTTAAGAGTGTAGAGAAGGGGGCTATGGAAGCCCTCCGAGTAGGACCCGTTGCAGGATACACCATGATTGATGTTATGGCAGTCCTGATTAACGCTCAGTACATCGAAGAGGATGCCACCGAAACAGCTTTTACTGTAGCCGCATCAATTGCGGCACGCGAGGCTGCCCGGAACGCAGGCCCCATTTTAATGGAGCCGGTGTTTACCGTCGAAGTGGTAACTCCGGAAGAATACGTTGGCGAGGTTATCGCCGACTTAAACTCAAGGGCAGGCAGGATAGAAGGTATTCAGTCGCGGGATATTATGCAGGTAGTTACAGCACTGGTACCGCTGGCGAATATGTTTGGGTATGTAACCCAGTTGCGATCACTGACGCAGGGTCGAGCATCATATTCGATGAAGTTTTTTGGCTACGAACAACGAAATAGTCGGTAG
- the rpsC gene encoding 30S ribosomal protein S3: MGQKTNPIGMRLGIIRQWDANWFDEKNVAEKLQEDLMIRNYLKNRLKKAGLSRVIVERTAKQVRITITTSRPGVIIGRSGKDIAQLEEELKKLTKKDVKILISEIKRPELDAQLVADNIASQLEGRISFRRAMKNAVSSTMRVGAEGVRVMCSGRLGGADMSRTEQYKEGRVPLHTLRSDIDYAMGRAETVYGSIGVKVWICRGDIIGKQQNKEQ, encoded by the coding sequence GTGGGTCAGAAGACCAATCCAATAGGAATGCGTTTAGGCATCATTCGCCAATGGGACGCAAACTGGTTCGACGAAAAGAACGTCGCCGAGAAACTTCAGGAAGACCTGATGATTCGGAACTATCTTAAGAACCGTTTAAAGAAAGCGGGACTGTCCCGTGTTATTGTGGAGCGTACTGCTAAGCAGGTGCGCATTACAATTACAACATCCCGTCCGGGAGTTATTATCGGCAGGTCCGGGAAGGACATTGCCCAGCTTGAAGAAGAGCTGAAAAAACTCACCAAGAAGGATGTAAAAATATTGATTAGTGAGATTAAACGTCCTGAACTTGACGCTCAGCTGGTAGCTGACAACATTGCCTCACAGCTTGAAGGACGGATCTCGTTTCGTCGCGCTATGAAGAATGCCGTCAGCAGCACTATGCGAGTTGGTGCAGAAGGTGTCCGCGTAATGTGCTCCGGCCGTCTGGGCGGAGCTGACATGAGCCGCACCGAACAGTACAAGGAAGGCCGTGTACCGCTTCATACGCTTCGGTCAGACATTGACTACGCCATGGGGCGTGCCGAAACAGTTTACGGTTCAATTGGTGTAAAAGTATGGATTTGCCGTGGCGATATTATCGGCAAACAACAAAACAAGGAACAATAA
- the rplW gene encoding 50S ribosomal protein L23 — protein MITVLKRPIITEKATKLGHLNQYVFEVDPNANKIQIKEAVKAMFEVDPVSIRTVRIKGKIRQRMTRKGIQRGRTNLKKKAYITLKEGQSIDIVAGGGEE, from the coding sequence ATGATAACGGTATTAAAACGACCAATCATCACCGAAAAAGCTACGAAGCTTGGACATCTCAATCAGTATGTGTTTGAGGTTGACCCGAACGCCAACAAAATTCAAATCAAAGAGGCCGTGAAGGCCATGTTTGAAGTTGATCCTGTTAGTATTCGAACAGTTCGCATAAAGGGTAAAATAAGGCAGCGTATGACGCGAAAAGGAATTCAACGCGGCCGCACAAACCTGAAAAAGAAAGCATATATCACCCTGAAAGAAGGACAATCGATCGACATTGTTGCCGGAGGCGGCGAGGAATAA
- the rplP gene encoding 50S ribosomal protein L16: MLIPKRVKHRKTHRGRRRGKAYRGSTVALGSFGLKALEGAWITNRQIESARIAINRYLRRDGKVWIRIFPDKPVTKKPAETRMGSGKGNPEMWVAVVKAGRILFEIDGVSAERAKEAIRLASHKLPVKCKFVQRADMEEANEVA, encoded by the coding sequence ATGCTTATCCCCAAAAGAGTAAAACATCGTAAAACCCACCGGGGCCGTCGCCGCGGGAAAGCCTATCGCGGTTCAACCGTAGCACTTGGTTCGTTTGGATTAAAGGCTCTGGAAGGAGCCTGGATTACCAACAGGCAGATCGAGAGTGCACGTATTGCCATTAACCGTTACCTGCGCAGGGACGGTAAGGTGTGGATTCGGATCTTCCCGGACAAACCGGTGACCAAGAAACCTGCCGAAACCCGAATGGGCTCTGGTAAGGGAAATCCGGAAATGTGGGTTGCCGTTGTAAAAGCCGGCAGAATATTATTTGAAATTGACGGCGTTTCTGCTGAACGTGCCAAGGAGGCAATTCGGCTGGCATCACATAAGTTGCCGGTTAAGTGCAAGTTCGTGCAGCGCGCAGACATGGAGGAAGCAAATGAAGTCGCGTAA
- the rpsN gene encoding 30S ribosomal protein S14 yields MSKKSIIARNERRTRLAEKYAAKRAELKAAGDMDGLQKLPRNSSPSRVRNRCLVTGRGRGVYRKYGLCRNMFRQLALEGKIPGIRKASW; encoded by the coding sequence ATGTCGAAAAAGAGCATTATCGCCCGTAACGAACGCCGTACCCGCCTTGCCGAGAAGTATGCCGCAAAACGTGCAGAACTTAAGGCAGCCGGTGATATGGATGGCTTGCAGAAACTTCCCCGCAACAGCTCACCGTCGCGTGTGCGCAACCGTTGTCTGGTAACCGGAAGGGGTCGCGGTGTGTATCGGAAATACGGTTTGTGCCGTAATATGTTCAGGCAGCTCGCCCTTGAAGGCAAGATACCCGGAATCCGGAAAGCTAGTTGGTAA